The DNA region TCGGGGTCGAGCGGTCGGGCATCATCTCGTTCCGGGATATGGCCCGGGACATGATGTGACGAAAAACTACGGTAGAAGGCGACGGGAGGCGATCGGGTGAGTCTGACCTACTGTGCGGCCGCGCCCGGCCATTCCCACCATGGTCCCTACCATGCGGGCGAATACGGCTTTCCCAGCAGCGATGACCGGGTGCTGTTCGAGCGTCTGGTGCTGGAGATCAACCAGGCCGGCCTGTCCTGGCTGACCATCCTGAAGAAGCGCGACGCCTTCCGCGCCGCTTTCGACGGTTTCGACATCGATACTGTCGCCGCCTATGGCGAAGCCGAGCGGGACCGGTTGCTGGCCGATGCCGGCATCATCCGCAACCGGTTGAAGGTGGATGCGGTCATCGACAATGCCCGCCGCATCGTCGCTCTGCGCCAAACCTTCGGGTCCTTCGACGGCTGGCTGCGCGCCCACCATCCCCTGAGCAAGCCGGAGTGGGTCAAGCTGTTCGCCAGGACATTCCGCTTCACCGGCGGGGAAATCGTCGGAGAATTCCTGATGAGCCTGGGCTATCTGCCGGGCGCGCATCAGCCCGATTGTCCGGTCCAGGCAATGGTGCTGGCGCAGAGTCCGCCCTGGAAGATGGCGGTCGATGCCGGCTATCGCGGGTATGAGCCCATGAAATAGGCGAAACCCGGGTTATAATGACGGCAATCGCCGAGACGCTATGCAGAAATGCAAAATCTTTGGGCAAAGAGGGGTGTTGCCTCTGTTTTGGGCTTGCCATCGCCGCGGCCGGGGTCCACTGTTTCGGTGTGACGAGGGGGATCTTCCCCCTTTCCGACGCCTGGTGGCGATTCCTCCCTAAACTCGACAGGCCGCGCCGCTTCTGCCGCGCGGCCTTTCTTTATCCCGGACATGGCTGATACCGACCGGCTGCCGGTGGACGGGGCGTGCGGACGGAAATTTCCGCATCCGCTCCAGGAAACGTTAACGGTTTACTTGGTAGCGTTGCTTCGCTTAGCTCCCATCGGGATTCTCCTGCATAATGGGCGTGCAACAGCCACCGGGAGGGGGTTCCATTCCGGGGGCCTATCTGTTTTGGCTCGCTGAAGGGCCGGCAGGGAAAGGACGACAGTCGAGGCGCCGATGGCCGCGAATGAAAACGAACGATTCAATCAGTTCGCGGCCGTTCTGTCGACCGAGCTGTTGGAGCGGACCAAGAAGAGCATGGAACTGTTGGCGCCGGACGAGCAGCCTTGCTCTCTGCTGCCCTTCATTCAGACGCCGTCCTTCGTCGAGTTCTATCAGGAGTTGGTGCGCGTCGGCATCCTGCCGGTCGTGCTCAGCCGCCGCCCGGTCCGCGCCATTGTCGGCGACGTCGATTGGGGGCGGGAAGGGCGCGAATATCTGCTGACCGTGCTGGACGACCGCTCCAACGCCGTCTTCACCGCCTGGGAATATGCCTGGGATTCGCTGTGGGACGAACGCAAGGTTGGACAGGACAGCGCCGCTGCCGGCAATGTGAAGCAGAAGAAGGGGTTCTTCAGCGCGCTTTTCGGCCGCAAGCGGGACGAGAAGCCGGATGCGACCCAAGGCAACGGCACCGAGGGCGGCGTGATGGCCGGGCTGCACATCATGTTGACCGAACTGGCCGAGAAGCGCGGTTTCCTGCCGCTGTTCCACGAGGATGTCCGTATCCTCAAGGCGCTGCCGCGGCTGAAGCCCGGCCGTGTCGCCCAGGCCTGGAAGGAAATCACGCAGTATCACCACCAGGAATTCTACTTGCCCGAACAGGAGCAGGCGAAGCCGGGCGTGACCTCGGAATGCCTGCAGAAATGGCACTATAATCTGCCGGACAAGATCGGCGAGTTTCTGGTGCTGAAGGCCGCCGTCGACCTCGAGCACGTGAACAAACCCTTCATCGGCAAATATATCCGCCAGTCGGCGCGGACCCAGGAGGAGGCGGAAAAAGGCATGCCCTATCTCGCGGTCTACTGGAAAGCCATGCGCAACCCGGCCCCGGTGGCCGAACGGCACACGCTGTGAGCGCGCGGATCCCCGTGTGCGCTGGGCTAGCCGCGCTTCTGATTGCCCTGTCGGCCGACCCGGCATCGGCGCAGACCCAACCACCGCTTCCGGGTCCGATCCAGCTGACGCCCGATGCCGGCCGCGAGCGTCCCGTGGTGGACCTATCGCTGTGCCGGCGGCTGACCCGCCATGTCCCGGCGCCGGATGTCGAGTACAAGCCCGGCGTCGACGTGCATGGCCGGCCGGTGGCGCCGGCCGATCTGCCGGGGTCGGCCGGGGTGCAGCCGCCGATCCCGATCGATCTGCCGTTGTCGATCGATCTCGCCCGCCGGATGGGCATCGCCCTGCCGTCGGTGCCCCGCCTGCCCGACGACGTGACCGCGGTGTGGCTGAGCGTGGTCGGCGACCGGCTCTATCTCAACGGCCAGCCGGTCGATCCGGGGGCCGAGGATCGTCTCTACGCCTACTGCCGCGCCCGATAGGGCCAGGGGAGGAGCGGGGGCTTACAGTGGACAAGTGCGGGCGACCTTCCTAAAGTCGCTCACCCGCCGCCCGAATCCGTCCTTTTTTCAGAAAAGGGCATGTTCGCGCGGACTTGTCGAACACCTCGCACACGAGAGCAGAGCCATGCGGCTGTCCAGCTTCTTCATGCCCACCCTCAAGGAGACCCCGACCGAGGCGCAGATCGTCTCGCACCGCCTGATGTTGCGGGCCGGGATGATCCGCCAGACCAGCGCCGGCATCTATGCCTGGCTGCCGCTGGGCTATCGGGTGTTGCGCAAGATCGAGCAGATCGTCCGCGAAGAGCAGGACAAGGCCGGTGCGCAGGAACTGCTGATGCCGACCATCCAGTCGGCCGATCTGTGGCGCGAGAGCGGCCGCTATGACGATTACGGCAAGGAGATGCTGCGCATCACCGACCGCCACGACCGCGAGATGCTGTTCGGCCCGACGAACGAGGAGATGATCACCGACATCTTCCGCGCCTTCGTCAAGAGCTACCGCCAGCTGCCGCTGAACCTCTACCACATCCAGTGGAAGTTCCGTGACGAGATCCGCCCGCGTTTCGGTGTGATGCGCGGCCGCGAGTTCCTGATGAAGGACGCCTATTCCTTCGACATCGATCCGGCCAGCGCCCGGCGCGCCTACCAGAAGATGTTCCTGGCCTATCTGCGCACCTTCGCCCGCATGGGGCTGAAGGCGATCCCGATGCGTGCCGACACCGGCCCGATCGGCGGCGACCTCAGTCACGAATTCATCATCCTGGCCGAGACCGGCGAAAGCGGCGTCTTCTGCCACAAGGACTGGCTCGACCTGGACGTGCTGAAGGATGCGCCGGGCTTCGCCGACGACCTCCAGCCCTTCTTCGACCGCACCACCTCGATCTACGCCGCCACCGACGAGAAGCACGATGCCGCCAGCTGCCCGGTTCCGGAATCGGATCTGGTGTCGGCCCGCGGCATCGAGGTCGGCCATATCTTCAACTTCGGCACCAAATACTCCAAGCCGATGAATGCGGTCGTCGCCGGCCCGAACGGCGAGTCGATCCCGGTGGAGATGGGCAGCTACGGCATCGGCGTGTCGCGTCTGATGGGCGCGATCATCGAGGCCAGCCACGACGACAACGGCATCATCTGGCCGGACGCCGTCGCCCCCTTCAACGTCGGGCTGATCAACCTGAAGTCCGGCGATGCCGAGACCGACCGCGTCTGCGCCGACCTCTATGAGAAGCTGGAGAAGGCCGGCCTGGACGTCGCCTATGACGACCGCGATGAACGTCCCGGCGCCAAGTTCGCCGACATGGACCTGATCGGCGTTCCCTGGCAGCTGGTGGTCGGACCGCGCGGCCTGAAGAACGGCGTCGTCGAGCTGAAGCGCCGCGCCACCGGCGTGAAGGAAGAGCTGCCGGTCGAGGCGGCGCTGGCGAAGCTGCTGGGCTGATCGGGCATTTCCCTCTGCCGTCCTTCCGCACCAACGAGATGTGTGCCGGGGGGCGGCAGAGGGTGCCCGTCGGTACATCGCCCTTTTCCCGCCACGCTCACGTTCTTATGTAGGGCTTCGCTTCCGCCCACCCACAGGACCCCAGCCGCATGATCTTCAATGCCTTCGAACGCATGGTCGCGATGCGTTACCTCCGGGCGCGCCGCCAGGAAGGGTTCATCTCGGTCATCGCGGGGTTCTCGCTGCTGGGCATCGCGCTCGGCGTGGCGACGCTCATCATCGTCATGGCGGTGATGAACGGCTTCCGGGCGGAGCTGCTGGGCCGGGTGCTCGGCCTCAATGGGCACCTCAACGTCTACAACATGCGCGGCGGGCCGCTGCCGGACTTCGACATCCTGGCCGGCAAGCTGCGCAACACGCCCGGCGTCGACAACGTGACCCCGACGGTGGAGGGGCAGGCGCTGGTGTCGGTGCGCGGCGCCGCCTCCGGGGCGGTCATCCGCGGCGTGCGGCCGGAGGATTTCCGGGTGCGGCCGACGCTGGCGAAGAACATCATCCGCGGCTCGGCCGAGGAATTCGGGGAGGACCGCATCGCCATCGGCTCGCGCATGGCCCAGCGGCTCGGCCTGTCGGTCGGCGACCAGATCACGCTGATCGCGCCGCAGGGTAACGTCACCGCCTTCGGCACGGTGCCGCGGATGCGCAGCTATCCCATCGGCGCCATCTTCGACGTCGGCATGTTCGAATACGACAACAGCTTCATCTTCCTGCCGCTGGAGGAGGCGCAGGCCTTCTTCCGCACCGGTGATGCCGTGACCTCGCTGGAGGTCTTCGTGAGCGAGCCGATGCAGATCGCAGCCGCCCGCGCCGCCGTCCAGTCGGTGGTGGCGGGGGAGGGACGGGTGGTCGACTGGCAGCAGTCGAACGCCAGCTTCTTCACCGCGCTCCAGGTCGAACGCAACGTGATGTTCCTGATCCTGTCGCTGATCATCATGGTCGCGGCCTTCAACATCATCTCCAGCCTGATCATGCTGGTGAAGGACAAGGGGCGCGACATCGCCATCCTGCGCACCATGGGGGCGACGCGCGGCATGGTCATGCGCATCTTCTTCCTGTCGGGCGCCAGCGTCGGGGTGACGGGCACGCTGCTCGGGCTGGCGCTCGGCGTGTCCTTCGCGCTCAACATCGAGAGCATCCGGCAGGTCATCCAGGGGCTGACCGGCACCAACCTGTTCAATGCCGAGATCTATTTCCTGTCCCACCTGCCGGCCAAGATCGACTGGAGCGAGGTGGTGCAGGTGACGCTGATGGCGCTCGGCCTGTCCTTCGCCGCCACCATCTACCCGTCCTGGCGTGCCGCCCGGCTCGATCCGGTGGAGGCCCTGCGTTATGAGTGATGCCGCCATCATGGAGCCGATGCTGGAGTTGAAGGGCATCGTCCGCCGCTTCGAGCAGGCGGGCGAGACGCTGGAGGTGCTGCGCGGCGTCGACCTGACCGTCGGCGCCGGGGAACTGGTGGCGCTGGTCGGCCCGTCGGGCGCCGGCAAATCGACCCTGCTGCACATCGCAGGCCTGCTGGAGCGGCCGACCGCAGGCAGCGTCCGTATCGCCGGGACCGACGTGTCGAACCTGGACGACGGCAAGCGGACCGAGGTTCGCCGCCGTTCCATCGGCTTCGTCTACCAGTTCCACCACCTGCTGCCGGAGTTCACGGCGCGGGAGAACATCGTGCTGCCGCAGATGATCGCCGGCGTGCCGAAGTCCGTCGCCAGGCAGCGCGCCGACGAGTTGCTGCGCATGGTCGGGCTGGAGCAGCGCGGCACCCACCGTCCGGCCCGGCTGTCGGGTGGCGAGCAGCAGCGGGTGGCCATCGCGCGGGCGCTGGCCAATGCGCCGTCCCTGCTGATCGCCGACGAGCCGACCGGCAACCTCGACCCCCACACGGCGGAGCATGTCTTCGCCATGCTCTCTGCCATCGTTCGGCAGGCCAAGGTCGGCGCGCTGGTGGCGACACACAATCTGGAGCTTGCCCGGCGCATGGATCGGGTGCTGGAGATGCGCGACGGCCTTCTGGTGGAATATCAGCCGTCGGATCTGGTCCCGTTTACTGAAGCGGCGCCCGAGGGAGCGTAACCGCCGTCATAGGCCGAAAGCGGGTCGTTCCCCCGGTTGCCAAGCCGGCGCCGCGTCACCACTCTCATCCGCGACCGCACCGGTTGAGCTGCGGCGTATGCGAACAGGGGGCATCGGGGATGGATCAGCGGATCATCGACCTTTACGACGAATACACCCATGCGCCTCTGCCGCGCCGGGTCTTCCTGGAGCGGCTGGCGGGACTGGCGGGCAGCGCGGCGGCGATTCCCGCCATCCTGGCGGCGATCGAGCCGAACTATGCCCGCGCCGCCATCGTCGGCGAGGATGACGGGCGTCTGGCGGCGGAGAAGGTGTCCTTCCAGGGGGCGACGGGCGACGTCGCCGGCTATCTCGCCCGGCCGAAGCTGGCCGACAAGGCCCCGGCGGTGATCGTCATCCATGAGAATCGCGGCCTGAACGCCTATGTCGAGGACGTCACCCGCCGCCTTGCCACCGAAGGCTTCGTGGCGCTGGCGCCCGACCTGCTGTCGCCGCTGGGCGGCACCCCGCAGGACCCCGACAAGGCCCGTGACATGATCGGCCAGCTCGACGCCGACAAGACGGTGAACAACCTGATCGCGGCGATGAGCTATCTGATGGCCTATCGCTATTCATCGGCCAAGGTCGGCGTCGTCGGCTTCTGCTGGGGCGGCGGGATGGTCAACCGGCTGGCGCTGAAGGCTCCGGACCTGAAGGCCGGCGTCGCCTTTTACGGCCCGACGCCCGACCCGGCGCTGGCAGCCACCATCAAGTCGCCGCTGATGCTGCATTTCGCCGGGCTGGACCAGCGCATCAACGCCGGTATTCCAGCCTATGACGAGGCGTTGAAGAAGGCCGGGGTCGAACACCAGATCCACATGTACGAGGGCGTCAACCACGCCTTCCACAACGACACGTCGGCGGAGCGCTACAACAAGGAGGCCGCCGATCTGGCCTGGAAGCGGACGGTCGAGTTCCTGAAGGCGAAGCTGGCGTAAGGGAGGGCCGTCGCCCCAACCCTGCATCACTCCCGCAAAGCTCCCGCCCCCTCTCCCGCGAAGCGGGGGAGGGATGGGGAGGGGGCAGTCAGCGCGACAGCTTTCCCAACAGCTCCGTCGTCTCCACCACCGTCGCATATTCGCCGTGCATGTTGGCGAGCGACAGGTCGTGGACCTCGTCAGCGGTGCGCAGCCGGCCCGAGCGGTCGAGCCGGGCGAAGGTGAAGCAGGCATCGGCCACCAGCCGCACGTCGTAGCCGAGGTTGCCGGCCATGCGCACGGTGGCCTCGACGCTGTTGTTGGTGATGACGCCCGCGACCACCAGCGTTGCGATGCCGCGGCTGCGCAACCAGTCGTCGAGGCCGGTGCCGATGAACGCGCTGTTCACGCTCTTGCCGATCACCGTCTCGCCCGGTAGCGGCGTCGCCTCGTCCTTGAAGGCATGACCGGGGCCGCCGGGGCGGTAGGTGGAACCGGGAACGGTCGAATCGTGGCGGATATGGACGATGGGACGGCCGTCGCGCCGCCAGGCAGCCAGCAATGCTGCGATGTTGGCCTCGGCCTGCGGGTTGTTGCGCGGGCCGATGCGGCTCCAGCGCGGGTCGTCGATGGCCTGTTGCAGGTCGACGATCAGCAGTGCGGCATTCGATGGCATGGGATGCGATGGTGGGCTTTCCATGCCGGCCATTCTGGGGGCGCCATCCATCGCCTGACAAGTTCCATCGCGTGACAAGTGCGCCGGTTTCTGGCTCTAATCCGGCGCTCCACCCCGTTCTCCCAATCCTGCGCCTGTCCCGGAGGAGTCGTGCTCGCATCCCCCCTGTCGCTGTTTGCCGTCGCCGCCGGCGGTGCCGCCGGATCGGTGGCGCGCTACCTGATGTTGATGACCGTCGCGCAGTGGGTCGGTATCCGGTTTCCGGGCGGCACCATTGTCGTCAACGTGCTCGGCTGTACGGCGATGGGCGTGCTGTCGGAACTGGCGGCCCTGACCTGGTCGCCGTCGCCGGAGTTGCGCGCCTTCCTGCTGGTCGGCGTCCTCGGGGGCTTCACGACCTTCTCCTCCTTCACGCTCGACATCGGCGTCCTCGTCGCCCGCGACGAGATCGTCGCGGCGGCCGGCTATTTCCTTGCCTCGACGCTGTTCAGCGTGCTGGGTTTCTTTGCCGGCCTGTGGGCCGTGCGTTCTCTTGTTTCGGTGCCCCTCTGATGACTGATTCTCGCGATCCCGCCGCCAATTCCGACAACGACGACTTCGATACCGACGCCGCCGATTCCGCGGCCAAGAGCGGCGACA from Azospirillum thiophilum includes:
- a CDS encoding cysteine hydrolase family protein; protein product: MPSNAALLIVDLQQAIDDPRWSRIGPRNNPQAEANIAALLAAWRRDGRPIVHIRHDSTVPGSTYRPGGPGHAFKDEATPLPGETVIGKSVNSAFIGTGLDDWLRSRGIATLVVAGVITNNSVEATVRMAGNLGYDVRLVADACFTFARLDRSGRLRTADEVHDLSLANMHGEYATVVETTELLGKLSR
- a CDS encoding dienelactone hydrolase family protein, with the protein product MDQRIIDLYDEYTHAPLPRRVFLERLAGLAGSAAAIPAILAAIEPNYARAAIVGEDDGRLAAEKVSFQGATGDVAGYLARPKLADKAPAVIVIHENRGLNAYVEDVTRRLATEGFVALAPDLLSPLGGTPQDPDKARDMIGQLDADKTVNNLIAAMSYLMAYRYSSAKVGVVGFCWGGGMVNRLALKAPDLKAGVAFYGPTPDPALAATIKSPLMLHFAGLDQRINAGIPAYDEALKKAGVEHQIHMYEGVNHAFHNDTSAERYNKEAADLAWKRTVEFLKAKLA
- a CDS encoding lipoprotein-releasing ABC transporter permease subunit; its protein translation is MIFNAFERMVAMRYLRARRQEGFISVIAGFSLLGIALGVATLIIVMAVMNGFRAELLGRVLGLNGHLNVYNMRGGPLPDFDILAGKLRNTPGVDNVTPTVEGQALVSVRGAASGAVIRGVRPEDFRVRPTLAKNIIRGSAEEFGEDRIAIGSRMAQRLGLSVGDQITLIAPQGNVTAFGTVPRMRSYPIGAIFDVGMFEYDNSFIFLPLEEAQAFFRTGDAVTSLEVFVSEPMQIAAARAAVQSVVAGEGRVVDWQQSNASFFTALQVERNVMFLILSLIIMVAAFNIISSLIMLVKDKGRDIAILRTMGATRGMVMRIFFLSGASVGVTGTLLGLALGVSFALNIESIRQVIQGLTGTNLFNAEIYFLSHLPAKIDWSEVVQVTLMALGLSFAATIYPSWRAARLDPVEALRYE
- a CDS encoding CrcB family protein yields the protein MLASPLSLFAVAAGGAAGSVARYLMLMTVAQWVGIRFPGGTIVVNVLGCTAMGVLSELAALTWSPSPELRAFLLVGVLGGFTTFSSFTLDIGVLVARDEIVAAAGYFLASTLFSVLGFFAGLWAVRSLVSVPL
- a CDS encoding ABC transporter ATP-binding protein, giving the protein MSDAAIMEPMLELKGIVRRFEQAGETLEVLRGVDLTVGAGELVALVGPSGAGKSTLLHIAGLLERPTAGSVRIAGTDVSNLDDGKRTEVRRRSIGFVYQFHHLLPEFTARENIVLPQMIAGVPKSVARQRADELLRMVGLEQRGTHRPARLSGGEQQRVAIARALANAPSLLIADEPTGNLDPHTAEHVFAMLSAIVRQAKVGALVATHNLELARRMDRVLEMRDGLLVEYQPSDLVPFTEAAPEGA
- the proS gene encoding proline--tRNA ligase → MRLSSFFMPTLKETPTEAQIVSHRLMLRAGMIRQTSAGIYAWLPLGYRVLRKIEQIVREEQDKAGAQELLMPTIQSADLWRESGRYDDYGKEMLRITDRHDREMLFGPTNEEMITDIFRAFVKSYRQLPLNLYHIQWKFRDEIRPRFGVMRGREFLMKDAYSFDIDPASARRAYQKMFLAYLRTFARMGLKAIPMRADTGPIGGDLSHEFIILAETGESGVFCHKDWLDLDVLKDAPGFADDLQPFFDRTTSIYAATDEKHDAASCPVPESDLVSARGIEVGHIFNFGTKYSKPMNAVVAGPNGESIPVEMGSYGIGVSRLMGAIIEASHDDNGIIWPDAVAPFNVGLINLKSGDAETDRVCADLYEKLEKAGLDVAYDDRDERPGAKFADMDLIGVPWQLVVGPRGLKNGVVELKRRATGVKEELPVEAALAKLLG
- a CDS encoding DNA-3-methyladenine glycosylase I; this translates as MSLTYCAAAPGHSHHGPYHAGEYGFPSSDDRVLFERLVLEINQAGLSWLTILKKRDAFRAAFDGFDIDTVAAYGEAERDRLLADAGIIRNRLKVDAVIDNARRIVALRQTFGSFDGWLRAHHPLSKPEWVKLFARTFRFTGGEIVGEFLMSLGYLPGAHQPDCPVQAMVLAQSPPWKMAVDAGYRGYEPMK